From a single Brassica oleracea var. oleracea cultivar TO1000 chromosome C5, BOL, whole genome shotgun sequence genomic region:
- the LOC106292608 gene encoding uncharacterized protein LOC106292608: MATSSPSLSNNGFSAAVTPPKTLRGLNKPKCIQCGNVARSRCPFQSCKGCCSRAENPCPIHVLKGVVTSAEKTAPSTPSSEQKASEGTPGRVSSIRQLSSNFAQFNNLNAVSRQRKPLTIKDAQALNEWRFTKLKEYRNRNIEVENDAFDRYMINVNLLEEAFSLASVPEEEETAASERNNEERTVSELKLRLRSNSATAEGFKMRITETVKAGLVKVQKPGGKSDDQDYIKRRIKSRRLEEKTSALNEIIDKLNKARTEEDLKSCVEMRSKLCGNVSSSSASDKNRIFPPSVHKVEISEEALQKMGEQLQSFDQVETL; the protein is encoded by the exons ACAAACCCAAGTGTATCCAATGCGGCAACGTCGCTCGCTCCAG ATGCCCGTTTCAATCTTGTAAGGGCTGCTGTTCAAGAGCAGAAAACCCCTGCCCGATTCACG TTCTCAAAGGAGTTGTTACCTCTGCTGAGAAGACGGCACCAAGTACTCCATCATCAGAGCAGAAAGCATCCGAGGGCACTCCCGG GAGAGTTTCATCAATCCGCCAACTTTCCAGCAACTTTGCTCAGTTTAATAACCTGAATGCTGTTTCACGCCAGAGAAAGCCTTTGACCATAAAG GATGCTCAAGCGTTAAACGAGTGGCGGTTTACAAAGCTAAAAGAGTACAGAAACAGAAACATTGAGGTGGAGAATGATGCTTTTGATCGGTACATGATTAATGTGAACTTACTCGAAGAAGCCTTTTCATTGGCATCTGTTCCTGAAGAAGAGGAAACAGCCGCTTCTGAGCGTAACAATGAGGAAAGAACTGTTTCGGAGCTTAAACTGAGGCTGAGATCAAACTCCGCAACAGCAGAGGGCTTCAAGATGCGGATCACAGAGACTGTCAAAGCCGGTTTGGTGAAGGTTCAGAAACCGGGTGGTAAATCAGATGACCAAGATTACATCAAAAGAAGGATCAAAAGTCGTAGGTTAGAAGAGAAAACCTCAGCTTTGAATGAAATAATCGACAAACTGAACAAAGCAAGAACCGAAGAGGATCTCAAATCTTGCGTAGAGATGCGATCAAAGCTATGTGGTAACGTTTCTTCCAGCTCAGCATCAGACAAGAACAGGATTTTCCCGCCTTCTGTCCATAAAGTTGAGATCAGCGAAGAAGCACTTCAGAAAATGGGCGAGCAGCTTCAATCTTTTGACCAAGTTGAAACTTTATGA